The Pyrus communis chromosome 8, drPyrComm1.1, whole genome shotgun sequence region TGCCCTTAGTGGCAAGGAAAACTTTCTTATCTGATTGTATTGGAATTGGATTTAATCATGGTCACACTATTTaatacttattttattttcttgagcaaaataaaaaagacgGGGCGTATGTGTGGTTAGGCCTGCAAGGCCACATTGTCGAGGTGCAGGGACGCTAGAAGTTGTACCAGTTTcgggttgtttttgtgttcttttgtCCGACAGTTGCACCTAAGATGGGTCGTCTTGTGTCTGTATCCATGCGGTTACTCCGATAGTCGAACCTTAGAATTTGCTCACAATTTAATGTGTTTTTGTAACTCAATGTGGGCCCCATTTAGAATGAGAGTAGAACTACCATGGACTTGATTTGGGTAGCTAAACTTTAATGGGCTACTCAATTCGACCCACGAAATCTGGTGCCGTGTTGATCTATCATTAATTTAGGGGGGCTATTTGGGATTTTCAAGAGTCATTAcgtaactttttctttttttgtcgaaaGACTCATTACATAACTTATTCACGGGAGATTTTTTGTGTATTCGAAACATGTGCATATATATCATATTTTATTATACAAGTGAAGAGacacttgaaataaaaaatttcttccgcTTGTATAATAACACTAACATACAATTCCGTATTTTGAGCGCAAACTCTCTCCTTATTCACAACGTGAATGGCCCCGTCTCCTACCTTCCGTAGCAGATCGCACTAGAGTAGAGTTCCGCTGTACCAATCCACCCAGCTGCCAGCCTGACCTAAAGCATTCATGATTGGCATGGCTTTTGGGGTATATGAATCAaggaaattacaaattttaaggATCTTTATGCAGCACTAGTTCTAATTACTTGACGGTACACTTTTGGTGGGTGATTTTAACGCATTTGTTTAGCTTGTTGTCATCCGAAAATATTCAATTTAGAGTGCCATTAGTTTTGAAATGAGTGATAAATCTGCTTGTCTTATAGGAAAATTATGTGTCCTACCCATCACATGATAATGTTTTAAATATTTGGACGATTAAGcatcaacacatgcaaaaaATAAGTGTCGCGGAGgtgagaatgcttcgttggatgtgtggataCATGAGAAAGGACATGATTAAGAACGAtgatatccgaggtaaagtaggagtttggacatgtgaactgAAGACCTACAAATGCTCCGGTTAGAAAATGTTATTATGAAATAGAGGTTTAGGCAAAATGAGTAGAaaaagacctaggaagacttggaaaaagACTAAAAGACATAGAGTACTTAGAGCTAACGGAAAACTTGACGTAAAATCGAACCCAGTGATGTTTTAGAATTCATCCAACTGATCCCACTTAGTAAAATGAAACTTTGctgtttcttatgtttaaaaaaGTAGGAAAAGACAAAAGAACAAATAGTTCATGCTCCCATGATAGTTAGTTGATTACACATGACCTGCTTACTTTTGAATCTTTTTGTCTAATATTTTCTGCGCTGTCTTTATAGAAGGCCTAACTTTCGACCTTCCTTAGTGGCTAAACAAATCATAAGCTCCAAACCCCTCGATCTGGTTGATCTTTTTGGATTGCTTCGAGAGCCAACACTTATGCTCACATGTGCTTATGGTATAATTGTTTTCATTAGAAACAAGtagaaatttttaaaaaataaaaaataaaaaaattcagttgcaaaaaaatatttaacttgTCAAAAAAATATAACTGTTTATGCTAAACGCAATGGAAAACTGTTTTAGttgtcaaaaaaatatttttagccCTCTTAAATCAGTTGCAAGCAGGCACTACATCTAACCACTCACAACTTCGACTGGTCTAACCAATCAAATGACAAAAGTGCTTATAATCAAAGCACTTTGCAGAACAAGGCGACTTCTGTTTAGGACTTTTCCACACAGTGCTTGCAAATTGAAATCAGCAGTTTCAAAAGCAAAACCATTCAAACCACAAACATCTACAAGTTTCCCACCTTTAGCTCCACCTAAACCCCCTTTTGCAAATACCAATACAAACAAATTGGTCCCACTTCTACCCCTCAATCAAATGCTTCTTTTCCTTTACTTGCTTTAACCAATTAACTAAtctatttaaacaaacaattatCTTCATCTTCCCCCTTCATTACTTGGTTCAGCTGTTTTGCTTCTCGTTGTTTTCCAGAGATGTTTGCCCTTCAACCTCCACCGCCGTCCCCAATTCCACCTTCACCGCTACCTCAACCTCCGCCCCAACGGCATAGCAGACGCCCGCCCCCATTCCCAAGGCCAACGACACCAATCTCCCTCAGCCAAATCATCATATCAAAGCGTGCTGCGAATGGAGAAGCTCCAGCACCTGATGCAGAAAACCTTAATTCAAGTAAACCAACAAAGCAAAAAATACTCCGGCAACCTCAACGGACAAATCCGCTTGTATGGTGCTGTGCAATTGCATGTCTCATATTTAGTGttattcttattttctttggaATTGCGAGTTTGATACTTTTCTTAGTTGTTAAACCAAAAACTCCATCGTTTGACATCCCCAATGCAAGCCTCAACACCATCTACTTCGACTCACCTGAATATTTCAACGGCGACTTCACTTTCCTCGCAAATTTCTCCAACCCTAATCGGAAACTCGATATAAGATTTGAGTATCTGGTTTTGGAGCTTTTCTTTTCTGACAGGCTCATAGCA contains the following coding sequences:
- the LOC137742037 gene encoding NDR1/HIN1-like protein 10 yields the protein MFALQPPPPSPIPPSPLPQPPPQRHSRRPPPFPRPTTPISLSQIIISKRAANGEAPAPDAENLNSSKPTKQKILRQPQRTNPLVWCCAIACLIFSVILIFFGIASLILFLVVKPKTPSFDIPNASLNTIYFDSPEYFNGDFTFLANFSNPNRKLDIRFEYLVLELFFSDRLIATQSLAPFTQRPGEGRVGSVRLISSLVYLPVNHAVALQTQVLNNQVNYNMRGTFKVRASLGMIHFSYWLHSRCQLQMTGPPRGVLVARSCKSKR